Proteins found in one Verrucomicrobiota bacterium genomic segment:
- a CDS encoding ABC transporter ATP-binding protein, giving the protein MNAPENQSENSAPLIELRGVTKVYGTGSAAMQALRGVDLCIQRGEFVAVMGASGSGKSTCMNILGCLDTPTGGAYRFQGIEVSLLTRNQRALLRRHYLGFVFQSYNLLKRTSAVENVELPLIYRHTGSERHARALSALKQVGLTGWEHHTPGELSGGQQQRVAIARAIVTQPIVLLADEPTGNLDSARSVEIMDLLTTLNRDQGITIVMVTHEPDMAAYAKRIVHFKDGLIEKDQAKKEQIV; this is encoded by the coding sequence ATGAATGCGCCCGAAAACCAGTCTGAGAACAGCGCCCCGCTCATCGAACTGCGCGGCGTGACCAAGGTCTATGGCACTGGCAGCGCCGCCATGCAGGCATTGCGGGGCGTGGATCTTTGCATCCAGCGCGGGGAGTTCGTCGCCGTCATGGGCGCCAGCGGCTCAGGCAAAAGCACCTGCATGAACATTTTGGGCTGCCTCGATACCCCGACCGGCGGTGCGTATCGGTTTCAGGGTATTGAGGTCAGCTTGCTCACCCGCAATCAACGGGCGTTGTTGCGGCGGCATTATCTGGGATTTGTGTTTCAGAGCTACAACCTGCTCAAACGCACGTCCGCCGTTGAGAACGTCGAGTTGCCCTTGATCTACCGCCACACCGGCTCCGAGCGCCATGCGCGGGCTTTGTCCGCATTGAAGCAAGTCGGCCTCACCGGCTGGGAGCACCACACCCCTGGTGAACTGTCCGGCGGCCAGCAACAACGTGTCGCCATCGCCCGCGCGATCGTCACCCAGCCCATCGTGCTGCTGGCCGATGAACCCACCGGTAACTTGGACTCCGCCCGCAGCGTCGAGATCATGGACCTGCTCACCACTCTCAACCGGGACCAGGGCATCACCATCGTCATGGTCACTCACGAGCCGGATATGGCCGCCTACGCCAAGCGCATCGTCCATTTCAAGGATGGCCTGATCGAGAAAGACCAGGCGAAAAAGGAGCAGATCGTATGA